From Halorussus lipolyticus:
CTGGTGGAGTCCGCCGCGGCCGACCCGCCCAAACCGCTGGTCTCGCAACTCGCGCCAGACGGGCAACTCGTCATCCCCATCGGCATCGGCGAGCAGTCGCTGACGATTGTCGAGGGAGACGACCCCGCTAATCCCGAGACCCAACCGCTCGGGACCGTCGCGTTCGCGCCGCTGTTGGTGGAGGGCGAGCAGGCCGGGTCAATCGAGCGCAACCGGACCGTCCGCGAGGACCGCGAGCGGGCCGAGCGCGCCAGAGAGCGCCGGACCGGGTGGGAACAGGACTGGATAGACTGGGACGGTGAGGGGAATCCGATGCGGTGAACTGTTCTCCTACTCCCTGACGACCAGTATCGCGGTGTTCTCTTGCTCGTCGGCGTAGTCGCTCCCGGCGGGCGGTTTGATACTCACTTCGAGCGTGCCCTGCCGTTGGTTCGGGCCGAGTTCGGGGTCCACGTCCACCGAGATTTCGCCCGCCGCGTCCGTGGTCGCTGTCTCGACGTTGCCGAGAGTCGCCGTCCCGCCGGTGATGACCACCGTCGCGTCCTCAACCGGTTTCCCGTCCGGGTCCACGACGGTCACGCTGACTTCCTGCTTGTCGGGACCCATCACAGTCGGGTCGGGCTTGGCGTCGAGTTCCGTGACGGTCAAC
This genomic window contains:
- a CDS encoding DUF7382 domain-containing protein; its protein translation is MPTLLGYYGYFDRTQFDRLDRFGSDERAIEGLPIRLVIALVVGVASLGVMMNMLSGIGGLTVTELDAKPDPTVMGPDKQEVSVTVVDPDGKPVEDATVVITGGTATLGNVETATTDAAGEISVDVDPELGPNQRQGTLEVSIKPPAGSDYADEQENTAILVVRE